From the genome of Frateuria soli:
TCGTGCGCGCCCAGCGCGAGCGACGGCAGCCAGTGGCTCTCCTGCCAGAGGCGCAGCTTCAGGTCGATCGCCTTGTCCTTGTAGTGCTGGCGACCACTGAACGACGGCGCGCCGTAGTAGCGGTTGGTGATGTTGGTGTAGCGGAAGCTTCCCTCCAGCCAGTCCAGCGGCTGCAGGGTGAAGGTGAAGCGCGTATACGGCGCCACGCGGCTGGCGGTGAGGCCGACTTCGCCGGCATCGTTCATGCGCGCGGTCGGGGTCTGCAGCAGGCCGGCGCCGCCGAAGTCGCTGGACGTATAGCCGTCCGTCCAGCCGGTGGCGACCGGCACCTCCTGCGCCTGCGCGGCGGACGCGGCCAGCAGCGGCAGCAGGCACAGATAGAGGCGCCGCCGCGTCACGGTTGCGCCTCCGGCAACGGCTGGGTCGCCAGCCACTGCGCGAGCTGGTCGTTGAGGAGCGGATCGACCTTCGCCGCGGCGGCCTGGCGGATGGGCACGTACAGCACCGCGCCGGGCGCCAGCGGCTGCGGCCCGGCCCGGTTCCACAGCGCCACGCCCAGGCGTTCGACCGTGCCGTCCGGCTGGATCGCGTAGAGCCAGTCGGCGTCGGCGCCGGGGGCGAGCGGGCAGTCGTCGAGGTAAGCGGCGGCGTCCCGCAGGGGCTCGTGCGGCAGGCGGCAATCGTGCGCCACGGCACCGGTCACCCGCACGGTGGCGGGGCGCGCGGGAAACAGCACCCGGTCGCCCTCGGCCAGGAGGTGGTTCTGCGGGGACAGCTCCAGCGGACGGGGATCGAGCAACGCTCCGCGGGCACGGCCGGTCACCGGCAGCGCCCGCACCATGTCGGCCAGCCGGCGTGCCACCGCCTGCAGCCGGTCGTCGCCAGCCAGGCCCGCCTCGCCGGCGAGCACGTCCAGGTCGTACAGCACGCCGGCCTTCAGCCGGCGCTGCGCGGGTTCGAGCGAGGGCCGCAGCCAGGCGGCGCCCAGCACGTAGGCATCCGGCCGGGGATCGGCGGCAAGCAGGGCATCGGCCAGCCGCGCGCCTTCCGGCAGCACCTGCGTGCCCGGATGCGCGACGCGGCCCTGCACCTCCACCGTCGCGGCGTGCGCCGGCATGGCCAGGCACGCCGCAACCGCGCACGCCCGACCCCACGCCGCCAGCCGTCCCCTGGAAGGCGGCGCGGCGGATGGCATGCGCGAGGCGTCGCCCACGCGCGGGCGGCGGCGGAATTTCACGATCATGGGTAAGGGCGCAGCATGGTCAGGGTCAGCGTGGCGCCCCCGGGCAGCGTCTGGCGGGTCTTGCGCACGCGGCCGTCGGCAGGATCGACCCAGTAGCGGTTATCGGCCTGCCAGCCCATGCCCGGCGCGTCCACGTGCTCGTCGATCCGCCTCAGCACATGCGGCTCGCCGAGGATCTGCACGGTCTCCAGCGGTCCGGGCGACAGGCGCGAGTGCAGGCGCACGCCGTAGCGATAACCGGGCGACAGGTCGACTCGCCGTGTCGTGCTCGCCGGCACGGCCAGTTGCTGCAACCCCGCCAGGAACGGGCTGCCGGCGGGCAGTCCGGTGCCCTCGACGTTCGCGCCGCGCATGCCCGAGCTCTTCACCAGCAGCCCGTGGCGCAGGAACAGGATCACCCCGTCGCCGCTGTACCACGCTTCCCGGTCGCCATCGACGTTGCCCAGCACCAGCACCGCCGCGTGGCGGCCCTGGTCCACCTGCATCTGGTAGTACGGCCGGGCCAGTACCTCCTCGGGCGAGGGCAGGGCGGGCGAGGGGTGCGCGACGCGCCGCGCGGTCTCGGCCACGCCCTTGGCCCAGTCCGAGCAGCCGCCCAGCAGCAGGGCGGCCACGAGCACGCTGGAGCGGACGGCCAGCCGCGCGGCCATGCCCACGATCATTGCGCGATGCTGTTACGCGCGGCGGCGGACTGGTTGAGGATGGCCGACAGCGGCAGCAACTGGCTGAGCAGGCGGTTCCAGCGCGTGACGCCGGCGGCGCCCACGTACACCACGTCGCCCGGCTGCAGCTTGAAGTTGTCGGCCAGCACCAGCGCGCTGGGCGAGCTGGCGTCGAGCTGGTAAACCGTCGCCGGCGCCTTTTCCAGGTCGGCCACGCCGCGGATCACGTACACCGCGCGACCCTTGGAGGTCCGCTGGTCCAAGCCGCCGCCCTGGCCCAGCGCCTGGGTCAGGCTCATGTCCGAGGTCTTGAAGGTGAGCGCGCGCGGCTGGTTCACCTCGCCCATCAGGTAAACCTGCTTGCGGTCGTTGTAGGCCAGGTAGATGTGGTCGCCGTCCTTGAGAAAGACGTCCGCCGGTCCGTACAGGCCATGGCGCATCGCGTCCAGGTCCAGGTGGTAGTCCACCCCGTCGCGCTGCAGCGTCAGGTCGGACAGGTCCGCCTGCGTGGTGTCGATCTGCGCCTTGCCCAGCGCCTCGGCCAGGGTCAGCGGCGTCACCGTGATCGGCTGCGTGCCGGTTTCGCGGAACGCCCCGTTGAGCCAGACGCGCTGGCTGGCGAACGCGATCACGTTGACGTCGATCTGCGGCTGCTGCACGTACTCGGCCAGCTTCCCGCTCAGCTTCCCGCGCACCTGGTCGAGGTCCAGGCCCGCCACGGTGACGTTGCCCACGTACGGGTAGTACAGCGTGCCATCCGGGCGCACCAGGCGGCCGTTGGCGTAGATCTGCTGCTGCGGACCGGAGGGCGCGGTGAGCTCGGGGTGGTCCCACACGGTGATGAACAGCACGTCGCCCGCGCCGATGCGATAGCGACCGGGGCGGTAGTCCAGCAACGCCTGCGGCACGGTGGCCGGCGTCGCGGCGGCGTTCTCCATCGCGATCAGTTTGGGGGTGATGGCGAGCAGCCGGACCCGGCTGTTCGCTTCATCCTGGCGATCGACATCCATGTGCTGGCCGGGCGCAAGCGCGCAGCCGCCCAGCAGGGCCAGGCATACCAGCAGCCCTGCGGCCGAGAATCTGCTCATCGGAAAACCACTTCGAAAGGCATGAAAAACCAGGCGCGCAGCCGAAGGCCGCACGCAGCGTCAGCGCGAAACCGCGGTCAGTGGGCGGGGGTGGTCCCGGTCGTGCCGCCGCCGCCGTGGCAGTGGCAGTCCTTGTCATGCTTGCCGCCGCCGCTGGCGCCGACCAGAAGCGCCACGGCGATACCGCCCGCCAGCAGGCTCAATTCCACCGTTTCCATGTCCACGCCCGAACCGACCGCCTGGCGGGTGCCGGCCACCTTCGGCTTGGAGGGCTTGGCGGGCTTGGCCGGCTTCTCCGGCTTGGCGGACTGGGCCGGCGCCTGGGCGGCCTGCAACATCAGCGGCTGCGCGGCCAGCGCCACCGCCAGAAGGGTGCAAAGTGCAATTTTCATCCTGGAATCCCCTTTGACAGCGGGAACCATGGCGCTCGTCCTGCAGAGGCAGGATCGGGCCGGGGGTCCCCGCGTGGCGGCGATTATAGGCACACACGCAGGCGTTTTGCCGAGTGCATCACAGACCCGCAGGCTCCAGCCTGCTTGACCCGCCCGCCACGCCTCGCTAAGTTCACGCTCTCTTGACAAGCGGCTGCTGCACGCGGTCGTGCCCATCCGGGGCCGACACCGCGCCTCCTCTCCTTACGACGCCGCTTGAGGTTGTCGATCGTGTTCGAAAGGATTCTCGTCGTCTGCATCGGCAACATCTGCCGCAGTCCCACAGTGGAATATCTGCTGCGCCACCGGCTGGGCGATCGTCCGATCCAGGTGACCTCCGCCGGCCTGGGCGCGCTGGTGGGGCATCCGATCGACCCGCTCGCCGGTGAACTGCTGGCCGAGCACGGCATCGACGCCTCCGCCCATCGCGCGCGCCAGCTCGAGGACCAGGATCTCATCGACGCCGACCTGATCCTGGTGATGCAGCGCGCGCACCTGTCCACGCTGGCCAAGCGCTCGCCCCATGCGGTGGGCCGCACCTTCCTGCTCGGCAAGTGGCAGGACGACCGCGAAGTGCCCGACCCCTACCGGCAGCAGCGTCCCGCTTTCGAGCACGTGTACCGGCTGATCGACGAAGGCGTCGACAGCTGGCTGCGCCGTCTTCAGTAATCCGCATTCCTGCCGAAGTACCGCCATGAACCAGCCTACCCATGCCGCCCCCCTCGTAGACGACGGCGACGAGATCGACCTGCGCGAACTGTTCGGCATCCTGCTCGACCACAAGTGGCTGATCGCCGCGGTCACTGGCCTGTTCCTGCTGTGCAGCCTGGGCTACGCGCTGCTCGCCGC
Proteins encoded in this window:
- a CDS encoding capsule biosynthesis GfcC family protein, giving the protein MIVKFRRRPRVGDASRMPSAAPPSRGRLAAWGRACAVAACLAMPAHAATVEVQGRVAHPGTQVLPEGARLADALLAADPRPDAYVLGAAWLRPSLEPAQRRLKAGVLYDLDVLAGEAGLAGDDRLQAVARRLADMVRALPVTGRARGALLDPRPLELSPQNHLLAEGDRVLFPARPATVRVTGAVAHDCRLPHEPLRDAAAYLDDCPLAPGADADWLYAIQPDGTVERLGVALWNRAGPQPLAPGAVLYVPIRQAAAAKVDPLLNDQLAQWLATQPLPEAQP
- a CDS encoding YjbF family lipoprotein, whose amino-acid sequence is MIVGMAARLAVRSSVLVAALLLGGCSDWAKGVAETARRVAHPSPALPSPEEVLARPYYQMQVDQGRHAAVLVLGNVDGDREAWYSGDGVILFLRHGLLVKSSGMRGANVEGTGLPAGSPFLAGLQQLAVPASTTRRVDLSPGYRYGVRLHSRLSPGPLETVQILGEPHVLRRIDEHVDAPGMGWQADNRYWVDPADGRVRKTRQTLPGGATLTLTMLRPYP
- a CDS encoding polysaccharide biosynthesis/export family protein — encoded protein: MSRFSAAGLLVCLALLGGCALAPGQHMDVDRQDEANSRVRLLAITPKLIAMENAAATPATVPQALLDYRPGRYRIGAGDVLFITVWDHPELTAPSGPQQQIYANGRLVRPDGTLYYPYVGNVTVAGLDLDQVRGKLSGKLAEYVQQPQIDVNVIAFASQRVWLNGAFRETGTQPITVTPLTLAEALGKAQIDTTQADLSDLTLQRDGVDYHLDLDAMRHGLYGPADVFLKDGDHIYLAYNDRKQVYLMGEVNQPRALTFKTSDMSLTQALGQGGGLDQRTSKGRAVYVIRGVADLEKAPATVYQLDASSPSALVLADNFKLQPGDVVYVGAAGVTRWNRLLSQLLPLSAILNQSAAARNSIAQ
- a CDS encoding low molecular weight protein-tyrosine-phosphatase; the protein is MFERILVVCIGNICRSPTVEYLLRHRLGDRPIQVTSAGLGALVGHPIDPLAGELLAEHGIDASAHRARQLEDQDLIDADLILVMQRAHLSTLAKRSPHAVGRTFLLGKWQDDREVPDPYRQQRPAFEHVYRLIDEGVDSWLRRLQ